Proteins from one Cryptomeria japonica chromosome 4, Sugi_1.0, whole genome shotgun sequence genomic window:
- the LOC131034988 gene encoding U-box domain-containing protein 45, which translates to MGNMDAAVEQSLSAAKLHGGMSRKLARIVYGMMKIFPAVEAARPRCQSGIQALCALHLALEKAKTLLQHCADCSTLYLAITGDSILIKFERAKSGLDQSLKRVESIVPQILGQQIAEIIIELEGVTFALEPSEKEVGDEIIALLQQDKDSSCENGTSELDAFHRVALKLGIISSRAVLTEKRALKRLLDKARHDEDKRKESIIVYLMHLLRKYAKFFKNEYSDGADSPNSDPCSPSVRSSLDKVTGNGRNGDRHVSRVHAFNIARKETPGCSGSVLVPPEEFRCPISLQLMSDPVIISSGQTYERIFIEKWFSEGHDTCPKTQQKLAHLCLTPNYCVKGLIASWCEQNGIKVPDPPTTSPPFRDWRWDLADSGSIKSVDGVRLKEVKIVPLEEIQISGAAEDDTGRYSTGTFSSSYYCDSPILLRNEGSGETEDKNLSWSHGMVESETEKEDPCKRYERLLASLSGPSLELQCKAAEEIRELSKDNDEARSYMGSNGFIHSLVNFLRSAIDASVTHALETGALALLNISVNNNRNKAAILAEGIVPLLLEILDLETSEAAVAVLLMLCSWEENKASIGASGAIPAIIKLLDSDSNQCRQDAINALYNLSTYEGNSSHIILAGAINKSVSLLLDGEADCTEKCITILYNLASTEEGRAKIAATEGCIGAIADLLDTGTSIEQEQAVGILLLLCTNSFEYSQMVLREGVIPSLVTLSVNGGPRGRDKAEKLLQHFRDQRQQEVLCQSQDVCIPPQPSNNGENPKVKKTIHKTASKKIGRTLSFFWKSKSFSFYHC; encoded by the exons CTACATGGAGGGATGTCTAGGAAACTTGCTAGAATTGTGTATGGTATGATGAAAATATTTCCTGCAGTAGAAGCGGCACGCCCCAGGTGTCAGTCAGGCATACAGGCCTTGTGTGCACTGCATCTAGCACTTGAGAAagcaaaaacccttcttcaacacTGCGCAGATTGTAGCACACTATACTTG GCCATTACTGGggattcaattttgataaaatttgaaaGGGCCAAGAGTGGTTTGGATCAAAGTCTGAAGCGTGTTGAATCCATAGTGCCACAGATACTGGGGCAGCAG ATTGCTGAAATTATCATTGAGTTGGAGGGAGTCACATTTGCTCTTGAACCATCAGAAAAAGAGGTTGGTGATGAGATCATTGCATTGCTACAACAGGACAAGGATTCCAGTTGTGAAAATGGTACATCAGAATTGGATGCTTTCCATCGGGTGGCTTTGAAGTTAGGCATCATCTCCTCAAGAGCTGTATTGACAGAAAAAAGAGCACTTAAGAGATTGCTTGATAAAGCTCGCCATGATGAAGACAAGCGGAAGGAGTCTATCATCGTTTATCTTATGCATCTTCTCAGAAAGTATGCTAAGTTCTTTAAAAATGAGTATTCGGATGGCGCTGATTCTCCAAACTCAGATCCGTGTTCTCCATCAGTCAGGAGTTCCCTTGACAAGGTTACTGGGAATGGAAGGAATGGTGATCGCCATGTATCAAGGGTTCATGCATTTAATATAGCCAGAAAGGAGACACCTGGCTGCTCAGGAAGCGTGTTAGTACCTCCTGAAGAGTTCAGATGTCCGATTTCCCTGCAACTGATGTCTGACCCTGTAATTATTTCTTCAGGGCAAACATATGAACGGATTTTTATAGAGAAATGGTTCAGTGAGGGTCATGATACATGCCCCAAAACTCAGCAGAAATTAGCACATCTTTGTTTGACTCCTAATTATTGTGTAAAAGGCCTAATTGCCAGTTGGTGTGAACAAAATGGGATAAAAGTACCAGATCCACCAACCACGTCCCCTCCTTTTAGAGACTGGAGGTGGGATTTGGCAGACTCTGGATCCATCAAAAGTGTTGATGGTGTTCGCTTAAAAGAGGTCAAGATAGTCCCATTAGAGGAAATTCAAATTTCTGGTGCTGCTGAGGACGATACAGGCAGATATTCAACAGGTACTTTTAGTAGCAGTTATTATTGCGACTCTCCAATATTGCTCCGAAATGAAGGATCTGGTGAAACAGAGGATAAAAACCTATCTTGGTCACATGGCATGGTTGAATCAGAGACTGAAAAAGAGGACCCTTGTAAAAGATATGAAAGATTGCTTGCAAGCCTTAGTGGACCATCATTAGAACTGCAATGTAAAGCGGCAGAAGAGATTAGAGAATTGTCAAAAGATAATGATGAGGCTCGTTCGTACATGGGTTCTAATGGTTTCATTCATTCTCTTGTAAATTTCCTACGTTCTGCCATTGATGCATCTGTTACACATGCGCTTGAAACTGGAGCTTTAGCACTTCTCAACATTTCTGTCAACAATAACAG GAATAAAGCAGCAATCTTAGCTGAAGGTATAGTGCCTCTTTTGCTGGAAATTCTTGATTTGGAGACATCCGAAGCAGCTGTAGCTGTATTGCTTATGCTATGCAGTTGGGAAGAGAATAAAGCTAGCATTGGAGCTTCTGGAGCAATACCTGCTATTATTAAACTCCTGGACTCAGATTCTAACCAATGTAGACAAGATGCTATAAATGCCTTGTATAATCTATCTACATATGAGGGAAATAGTTCTCACATTATACTGGCAGGAGCTATTAACAAGTCTGTTTCTCTTCTTCTTGATGGTGAAGCTGACTGCACAGAAAAATGCATTACAATTTTGTATAACCTTGCGTCCACTGAAGAGGGCAGAGCAAAAATTGCTGCTACTGAAGGTTGCATTGGAGCAATTGCAGATCTTCTCGATACAGGAACTTCCATTGAGCAAGAACAAGCTGTAGGTATTCTTTTACTATTGTGCACTAATAGTTTTGAGTACAGTCAAATGGTTCTGAGGGAAGGTGTTATCCCTTCATTGGTTACTCTTTCTGTTAATGGAGGCCCAAGGGGACGGGATAAAGCTGAGAAACTGCTACAACACTTCAGGGATCAGCGACAACAAGAAGTTTTGTGCCAGTCTCAGGATGTGTGCATACCACCTCAGCCATCAAACAATGGGGAGAACCCCAAAGTAAAGAAAACAATCCATAAAACAGCTTCCAAAAAGATTGGCCGAACATTGAGCTTTTTTTGGAAGTCCAAGTCATTTTCTTTTTACCATTGTTAG